The Haloplanus salinarum genome includes a region encoding these proteins:
- a CDS encoding HalX domain-containing protein: MTDDSPLVLVVEDERDLAELYATWLGESYCVRSVNDGRTALDELDDEVRVVLLDRRMPDFSGDEVLDAIRDRDLDCRVAMVTAVEPDVDVIDMGFDDYLVKPVSREDLTGTVANLLARDAYDEGVRRLFSLASKKALLESESPASTLDDSEKYQQLLDDIEELRTELDDKLERFAEMDDMARVYQDIDRDSDAEE, translated from the coding sequence ATGACCGACGATTCCCCCCTCGTTCTCGTCGTCGAGGACGAACGCGACTTGGCCGAACTCTACGCCACGTGGCTCGGCGAGTCCTACTGCGTGCGTTCGGTCAACGACGGTCGCACGGCACTCGACGAACTCGACGACGAGGTGCGCGTCGTCCTCTTGGACCGACGGATGCCCGACTTCTCGGGCGACGAAGTGCTCGACGCCATCCGTGACCGGGACCTCGATTGCCGAGTCGCCATGGTGACGGCCGTCGAACCCGACGTCGACGTGATCGACATGGGATTCGACGACTACCTCGTCAAACCCGTCTCCCGGGAGGATCTCACGGGGACGGTGGCGAACCTGCTCGCCCGCGACGCGTACGACGAAGGGGTCCGTCGACTCTTCTCGCTCGCCTCCAAGAAAGCACTGCTCGAATCCGAGTCGCCCGCGTCGACGCTCGACGACTCCGAGAAGTACCAGCAACTCCTCGACGACATCGAGGAACTGCGGACCGAACTCGACGACAAACTCGAACGGTTCGCCGAGATGGACGATATGGCACGCGTCTATCAGGATATCGACCGCGACTCGGACGCGGAAGAGTAG
- the guaB gene encoding IMP dehydrogenase: MANDVPDSDPFSTKLQVPEALTFDDVLLRPMESHVEPDEADVSTRVSTNVDLNIPVLSAAMDTVTESDLAIAMARNGGLGVLHRNMTVEEMVVEVERVKRADELVIRRDNVVTARPEQTVREVDEMMEHEGVSGAPVVDDDDEVLGIISGTDIRPYLEVGESDEVRKAMTDEVITAGEDVTAREALELMYDHKIERVPIVDGDDRLAGLVTMQGILQRREHENAARADDGALRIGVAVGPFEDDRATAADDAGADVLFIDCAHAHNRNVIESAHEISETVDADVVVGNVGTREAAEAVVDFADGVKVGIGPGSICTTRVVTGAGMPQITAVAEVADVASRHDVPVIADGGIRYSGDAIKAVAAGADAVMLGSYFAGTKEAPGRVITMNGKKYKQYRGMGSVGAMRSGGGDRYLKEEDDDEGFVPEGVEAATPYKGTLASELHQLVGGMKSGMGYVGAASIPEFKERSRFVRVSSAGQTEGHPHDVMITDEAPNYSPQE, from the coding sequence ATGGCGAACGACGTTCCCGATTCGGACCCCTTCTCGACGAAACTGCAGGTACCGGAGGCGCTGACGTTCGACGATGTCCTCCTGCGACCGATGGAGAGCCACGTCGAACCCGACGAGGCCGACGTCTCGACCCGCGTGTCGACGAACGTGGATCTCAACATCCCGGTCCTCTCGGCGGCGATGGACACGGTGACCGAGAGCGACCTCGCGATCGCGATGGCCCGCAACGGTGGCCTGGGCGTCCTCCACCGAAACATGACCGTCGAGGAGATGGTCGTGGAGGTCGAGCGGGTCAAACGCGCCGACGAACTGGTGATTCGCCGCGACAACGTGGTCACGGCCCGCCCCGAGCAGACCGTCCGCGAGGTCGACGAGATGATGGAACACGAGGGCGTCAGCGGCGCGCCTGTCGTCGACGACGACGACGAGGTGCTCGGTATCATCTCCGGGACGGACATCCGCCCCTATCTGGAGGTCGGCGAGTCCGACGAGGTGCGCAAGGCGATGACCGACGAGGTCATCACCGCCGGCGAGGACGTGACCGCCCGGGAGGCGCTCGAACTCATGTACGACCACAAGATCGAGCGGGTCCCAATCGTCGACGGCGACGACCGCCTCGCCGGTCTCGTCACGATGCAGGGCATCCTCCAGCGTCGCGAACACGAGAACGCCGCCCGCGCCGACGACGGGGCCCTCCGGATCGGCGTCGCCGTCGGTCCCTTCGAGGACGACCGGGCGACCGCAGCCGACGACGCCGGCGCGGACGTGCTCTTCATCGACTGTGCGCACGCCCACAACCGGAACGTGATCGAGAGCGCCCACGAGATCAGCGAGACGGTCGACGCCGACGTAGTGGTCGGCAACGTCGGCACCCGGGAGGCGGCCGAGGCCGTCGTCGACTTCGCGGACGGCGTGAAGGTCGGCATCGGCCCCGGCTCCATCTGTACGACGCGGGTCGTGACGGGCGCGGGGATGCCCCAGATCACCGCCGTCGCCGAAGTCGCCGACGTGGCCAGCCGCCACGACGTGCCGGTCATCGCCGACGGGGGCATCCGCTACTCGGGCGATGCGATCAAGGCCGTCGCCGCCGGCGCCGACGCGGTCATGCTCGGCTCCTACTTCGCCGGCACCAAGGAGGCACCCGGTCGGGTCATCACCATGAACGGCAAGAAGTACAAGCAGTACCGCGGCATGGGGTCGGTCGGCGCGATGCGTTCGGGTGGCGGCGACCGCTACCTGAAAGAGGAGGACGACGACGAGGGGTTCGTCCCCGAGGGCGTCGAGGCAGCCACCCCCTACAAGGGGACGCTCGCCTCGGAGCTCCACCAGCTCGTCGGCGGCATGAAATCCGGGATGGGATACGTCGGCGCGGCATCCATCCCCGAGTTCAAGGAACGTTCGCGGTTCGTCCGCGTCTCCTCGGCCGGCCAGACGGAGGGACACCCTCACGACGTCATGATCACCGACGAGGCACCGAACTACAGCCCCCAGGAGTAG
- a CDS encoding ABC transporter permease: protein MKSTEAVRIASRSIRSHRLRSALTVLGLVIGIASVVVFATFGASVEAEIVGEIEGSSASNVYVFATPTDDEDGGFDRVVQPAFTERDVGALASMEGVTAAIPRGTVDANSLTHDGDTVARQRVTATTPETFDEGRIVAGRGFRSGTEEVVLNERAARTFAGNVSVGDRLTLSLAGNRTHELRVVGIVNGTEGGLPVSDFAEGSRVYVPVDPFYRTVVESPSVGVRQRAYPQVTVVTDPTRTEATQAAVSTYLREESDARRLVPAGTEPTARTSGDFAARISSVIDRITRFVTGVAVIGLVVGAIGIANIMLVSVTERTREIGVMKAVGARNRDVLVLFLVESGLLGVVGAILALPVGVAVGYAATRYAEVGFTLAPGWMAAAVGVGVAVGVLAGLYPAWRAARVDPIDALRYE, encoded by the coding sequence ATGAAGTCGACGGAGGCCGTCAGGATCGCCTCCCGATCGATTCGGAGCCACCGACTCCGGTCGGCGCTCACGGTCCTCGGGCTCGTCATCGGCATCGCGTCGGTCGTCGTCTTCGCCACGTTCGGCGCGAGCGTCGAGGCGGAGATCGTCGGCGAAATCGAGGGGTCGAGCGCGAGTAACGTCTACGTCTTCGCGACGCCGACCGACGACGAGGACGGCGGCTTCGATCGTGTGGTCCAGCCGGCGTTCACCGAACGCGACGTGGGGGCGCTGGCGTCGATGGAGGGGGTGACCGCCGCCATCCCGCGGGGCACCGTCGACGCCAACTCGCTCACCCACGACGGCGACACCGTGGCCCGCCAGCGGGTGACGGCGACGACGCCGGAGACCTTCGACGAGGGGCGGATCGTCGCCGGTCGGGGGTTCCGCTCGGGAACCGAGGAGGTGGTCCTGAACGAGCGGGCGGCGCGGACCTTCGCGGGAAACGTCAGCGTGGGTGATCGCCTCACGCTGTCGCTTGCGGGGAACCGGACCCACGAACTGCGGGTCGTAGGGATCGTCAACGGGACCGAGGGCGGACTGCCGGTGAGCGACTTCGCGGAGGGCTCGCGGGTGTACGTCCCGGTCGATCCGTTCTACCGCACGGTCGTGGAGAGCCCGAGCGTCGGGGTCCGCCAGCGGGCCTACCCGCAGGTGACGGTTGTGACCGATCCGACGCGAACCGAGGCGACGCAGGCGGCGGTGTCGACGTATCTTCGCGAGGAGTCGGACGCACGGCGACTGGTGCCGGCGGGAACGGAGCCGACGGCACGGACGAGCGGCGACTTCGCGGCCCGCATCTCGTCGGTCATCGACCGGATCACGCGGTTCGTGACCGGCGTCGCGGTGATCGGCCTGGTCGTCGGCGCCATCGGCATCGCCAACATCATGCTGGTGAGCGTCACGGAGCGGACCCGGGAGATCGGCGTGATGAAGGCGGTGGGCGCGCGGAACCGGGACGTGCTCGTCCTCTTTCTCGTCGAGTCGGGACTGCTCGGCGTCGTCGGGGCGATTCTCGCGCTACCGGTCGGCGTCGCCGTCGGCTACGCCGCGACCCGGTACGCCGAGGTCGGCTTCACGCTCGCGCCGGGGTGGATGGCCGCCGCGGTGGGCGTCGGCGTCGCCGTCGGCGTCCTCGCGGGGCTGTATCCGGCCTGGCGGGCGGCCCGCGTCGACCCTATCGACGCGCTCCGGTACGAGTGA
- a CDS encoding ABC transporter ATP-binding protein — translation MTAASDATATAADVVTLTDVDKTYDLGGTVEALAGVSLSLPAGSYTAVMGPSGSGKSTLLNLIGALDTPTAGRVVVAGEEVSAASERARAELRGTEIGFVFQTFNLLARLTAVENVGLPLVFAGVPRAERRERARELLAEVGLGDRTDHHPTELSGGQRQRVAIARALVANPALVLADEPTGNVDTETGSRVLDVFDRLHAAGNTVLLVTHERHVAERAERIVHVRDGELERIEDLDEGGR, via the coding sequence ATGACCGCCGCTTCGGACGCCACGGCGACCGCTGCCGACGTGGTGACGCTCACCGACGTCGACAAGACCTACGACCTGGGCGGGACCGTCGAGGCGCTGGCCGGCGTCTCGCTGTCGCTCCCGGCGGGGTCGTACACGGCCGTGATGGGGCCGAGCGGCTCCGGGAAGTCGACGCTGTTGAACCTGATCGGGGCGCTCGATACGCCGACCGCGGGCCGGGTCGTCGTCGCCGGCGAGGAGGTGTCCGCGGCGAGCGAGCGGGCGCGTGCCGAACTCCGCGGGACGGAGATCGGATTCGTCTTCCAGACGTTCAACCTCTTGGCCCGGCTGACGGCCGTCGAGAACGTCGGCCTGCCGCTCGTCTTCGCGGGCGTCCCGCGGGCGGAGCGGCGGGAGCGCGCCCGCGAACTGCTCGCCGAGGTGGGGCTCGGGGACCGGACCGACCACCACCCGACCGAACTGTCCGGGGGCCAGCGCCAGCGCGTCGCCATCGCCCGCGCGCTCGTCGCGAACCCGGCGCTCGTCCTGGCCGACGAGCCGACCGGCAACGTCGACACCGAGACCGGAAGCCGCGTGCTCGACGTCTTCGATCGGCTCCACGCCGCCGGGAACACCGTCCTCCTGGTGACCCACGAGCGACACGTCGCGGAGCGAGCCGAGCGGATCGTCCACGTCAGGGACGGCGAACTCGAACGGATCGAGGACCTCGACGAGGGTGGCCGATGA
- a CDS encoding universal stress protein has translation MTFVVPFDGSELAAAALVRAVEFGDVLDERVVSVSVIPDGNAAYARERGWLEADEPFDREAVVATLHEDVAALAPNAEFRYETVGRRATPGTISKRLREIARKEDASMVFVGSENAGHLVSSLSSVGGTVAADDAYDVVIVRHRAPSRIKRVAETSPHRAEKSDFYR, from the coding sequence ATGACGTTCGTTGTGCCGTTCGACGGGTCGGAGCTGGCGGCGGCGGCGCTGGTTCGGGCCGTGGAGTTCGGCGACGTCCTGGACGAGCGGGTGGTGAGCGTGAGCGTGATCCCCGACGGAAACGCCGCCTACGCGCGGGAGCGGGGGTGGCTCGAAGCCGACGAGCCGTTCGACCGCGAGGCCGTGGTCGCGACGCTCCACGAGGACGTGGCGGCCCTCGCTCCGAACGCGGAGTTCCGGTACGAGACGGTGGGGCGGCGAGCGACCCCGGGGACCATCTCGAAGCGACTCCGGGAGATCGCCCGGAAGGAGGACGCCTCGATGGTGTTCGTCGGCAGCGAGAACGCCGGCCACCTGGTGTCGTCGCTGAGCAGCGTCGGCGGGACCGTCGCGGCCGACGACGCCTACGACGTCGTCATCGTCCGCCACCGGGCCCCGTCGAGGATAAAACGGGTTGCCGAGACGTCGCCACACCGGGCGGAGAAGTCCGACTTCTACCGGTGA
- a CDS encoding ribbon-helix-helix protein, CopG family, whose amino-acid sequence MNEGDGLAEMETVTVELEEETVDAVDDIAFEDHRDNRAAAIRTLLDEWLKDRDGDEQRE is encoded by the coding sequence ATGAACGAGGGAGACGGACTCGCGGAGATGGAGACGGTCACCGTCGAACTGGAGGAGGAGACGGTCGACGCCGTCGACGACATCGCCTTCGAGGACCACCGCGACAATCGGGCGGCGGCGATTCGAACCCTCCTCGACGAGTGGCTGAAAGACCGCGACGGGGACGAGCAGCGCGAGTGA
- a CDS encoding DUF555 domain-containing protein, with product MSNYLVAMEAAWLVRDVDNVDDAIGVAVSEAGKRLNEQDKEYVEVEVGVTPCPACGEPFDSAFIAADTALVGLLLEIEVFNADGENHATRIAKSEVGGALRDVPLSVIEVVETEPEEE from the coding sequence ATGAGCAACTATCTCGTCGCCATGGAAGCGGCGTGGCTGGTCCGGGACGTCGACAACGTAGACGACGCCATCGGCGTCGCCGTCAGCGAGGCGGGAAAGCGGCTGAACGAACAGGACAAGGAGTACGTCGAAGTCGAGGTGGGGGTCACGCCCTGCCCGGCCTGCGGCGAGCCGTTCGACTCCGCCTTCATCGCCGCCGACACCGCGCTGGTCGGCCTCCTGCTCGAAATCGAGGTGTTCAACGCCGACGGCGAGAACCACGCCACCCGCATCGCGAAAAGCGAGGTCGGGGGCGCGCTCCGTGACGTGCCGCTGTCGGTGATCGAAGTCGTCGAAACCGAACCCGAGGAGGAGTGA
- a CDS encoding DUF7344 domain-containing protein, which translates to MSESRGTAPPKRDDSEVQGSTEPTEQEVFDILSNRRRRYALYALLRDETTTIGSLADQIAAWENDCAVADVTPAERKRVYTALQQSHLPKLERTGLISFDPDSGRVNPTDAAAELDFYLEVVGEEQLSWDQYYLGLAAVSAAVVAAVWLDLPPFGAVSPLVWLTAVVGLFGASAAVHNYRSTGLSDAAEPPEVRRQD; encoded by the coding sequence ATGAGTGAATCGAGGGGGACGGCGCCGCCGAAGCGGGACGACAGCGAAGTACAGGGATCGACGGAGCCGACCGAACAGGAGGTGTTCGACATTCTGTCGAACCGCCGGCGGCGATACGCGCTGTACGCACTCCTGCGCGACGAGACGACGACCATCGGCTCCCTGGCGGATCAGATCGCCGCCTGGGAGAACGACTGTGCAGTCGCCGACGTGACCCCCGCGGAGCGAAAGCGCGTCTACACCGCCCTCCAGCAGTCCCACCTCCCGAAGCTGGAGCGGACGGGGCTGATCAGTTTCGATCCCGACAGCGGCCGCGTCAACCCCACCGACGCCGCCGCGGAACTGGACTTCTACCTCGAAGTCGTCGGCGAGGAACAGCTCTCCTGGGACCAGTACTACCTCGGGCTCGCCGCCGTCTCGGCGGCCGTCGTCGCCGCCGTCTGGCTCGATCTCCCGCCGTTCGGCGCCGTCTCGCCGCTGGTCTGGCTGACGGCTGTCGTCGGCCTGTTCGGCGCCTCCGCCGCCGTCCACAACTACCGTTCGACCGGCCTGAGCGACGCCGCCGAACCCCCCGAAGTGCGGCGTCAGGACTGA
- a CDS encoding rubrerythrin family protein has translation MNAADLRAEIEAEYAAALDLLGSRDLLVALSDGEPDPAALLCAAADSEDAARETFREWVEKAADETLRETYAAVVAQEADHLRRVRAVADLDDGDGADGAGPMHAYLRGREEPIHRVAGGMVGRTLVSLRTHGRLIDFFEGRDAEAERLFRELRAETAECLEDGLDTLDTRATGEDWEEALAVAGYTVRLAADDLRDARRS, from the coding sequence ATGAACGCCGCCGACCTCCGTGCCGAAATCGAGGCCGAGTACGCCGCGGCGCTCGATCTGCTCGGCTCCCGCGACCTGCTCGTCGCGCTCTCGGACGGCGAGCCCGACCCTGCGGCGCTGTTGTGTGCCGCCGCCGACAGCGAGGACGCCGCCCGCGAGACGTTCCGGGAGTGGGTCGAGAAAGCCGCCGACGAGACGCTCCGCGAGACCTACGCCGCCGTCGTCGCCCAGGAGGCCGACCACCTCCGTCGGGTCCGTGCGGTCGCCGACCTCGACGACGGGGACGGGGCCGACGGCGCGGGCCCGATGCACGCCTACCTCCGCGGCCGCGAGGAGCCGATCCACCGCGTCGCCGGCGGAATGGTCGGCCGGACGCTCGTCAGCCTCCGGACGCACGGCCGCCTGATCGACTTCTTCGAGGGACGCGACGCCGAGGCAGAACGCCTGTTCCGGGAGCTGCGCGCCGAAACGGCCGAGTGCCTCGAGGACGGCCTCGACACCCTCGACACGCGCGCGACCGGGGAGGACTGGGAGGAGGCCCTGGCAGTCGCCGGCTACACCGTCCGCCTCGCGGCCGACGACCTCCGCGACGCGCGCCGCTCGTAG
- a CDS encoding 2Fe-2S iron-sulfur cluster-binding protein — MAEYTVEFVGTGETIQMSDKRTILQACLDAGIAQEYSCRVGMCMACSAEIVEGEVTQPAARALTEAEAESYALTCMARPQSDLVLDRGKYPPSIEDTATGAAAADD; from the coding sequence ATGGCCGAATACACCGTCGAGTTCGTCGGCACCGGCGAGACGATTCAGATGTCCGATAAGCGGACCATCCTGCAGGCGTGCCTCGACGCCGGCATCGCCCAGGAGTACTCCTGTCGCGTCGGCATGTGTATGGCCTGCTCCGCCGAAATCGTCGAGGGTGAGGTGACCCAGCCGGCCGCCCGCGCGCTCACCGAGGCGGAGGCGGAGTCGTACGCGCTGACCTGTATGGCCCGCCCGCAGAGCGACCTGGTGCTCGACCGGGGAAAGTATCCCCCGAGCATCGAGGACACGGCGACCGGCGCGGCCGCCGCCGACGACTGA
- a CDS encoding RNA-guided endonuclease InsQ/TnpB family protein, translating to MLEVHRTYRAKILNHGQVEEPLDRHGWSASKLWNVANYHSRKVWEKTGEIPDHGDLKSELKGHSKYKGLHSQSSQRVLEELAEAFNSWYGKRKSDSRANPPDYRKKTYYDSEGHRVHEEHPRSTVTWKQNGIKHDSKNNRVRLSKGANHKEHPKAWEYILVEYETRPGVTVENLQQVRAVYDKAKGRWELHFVCKDEIETPNAPGNETAGVDLGICNFAAVAYSTEEADLYPGNRLKQDGYYFPKEIAKCDDSGGERATRLHAKWAERRSHFFHSLAKHIVERCVEQEVGRINVGKLAGVREDENGESKNWGRHGNLDLHGWAFDRFSNILEYKTKVEGIEVVEVSERDTSKTCCVCGREDDSQRIERGLYVCEECDAAFNADVNGAENIRLDINQSNSESAPVLCGDRSTGWLAQPGVYLHDLSSGFQPQEQVVDCKP from the coding sequence ATGCTAGAAGTCCACCGCACCTACCGAGCGAAAATCCTCAACCACGGTCAGGTAGAGGAACCGCTCGACCGGCACGGGTGGTCGGCCAGCAAACTCTGGAACGTTGCAAACTACCACTCCCGCAAAGTGTGGGAGAAAACGGGCGAAATTCCCGACCACGGCGACCTCAAAAGCGAGTTGAAAGGTCACTCAAAATACAAGGGATTGCACTCGCAATCCAGTCAGCGCGTTCTGGAGGAACTCGCTGAAGCCTTCAACTCGTGGTATGGCAAGAGGAAGTCCGACAGTCGAGCGAATCCGCCCGACTACCGGAAGAAAACCTACTACGACTCAGAAGGCCATCGCGTCCACGAAGAACACCCTCGGTCAACGGTGACGTGGAAGCAAAACGGCATCAAACACGACTCGAAAAACAATCGTGTTCGTCTGTCCAAAGGCGCGAATCACAAGGAACACCCCAAGGCGTGGGAATACATCCTTGTCGAATACGAGACACGCCCCGGTGTCACCGTCGAAAACCTACAACAAGTCCGTGCCGTCTACGACAAGGCGAAAGGACGCTGGGAACTGCACTTCGTCTGCAAAGACGAAATCGAGACGCCCAACGCACCCGGCAACGAAACAGCGGGTGTTGACCTCGGCATCTGTAACTTCGCGGCGGTCGCGTACAGTACGGAGGAAGCCGACCTGTACCCCGGCAATCGCCTGAAACAGGACGGGTACTACTTCCCAAAGGAAATCGCCAAGTGCGACGATTCGGGGGGCGAACGGGCCACTCGTCTCCACGCGAAGTGGGCGGAGCGCCGAAGCCACTTCTTCCACTCCTTAGCGAAGCACATCGTAGAACGGTGTGTCGAGCAGGAAGTTGGCCGCATCAACGTTGGGAAACTCGCTGGTGTTCGTGAGGATGAGAACGGCGAGTCGAAGAACTGGGGTCGGCACGGCAACCTCGACCTACACGGGTGGGCGTTCGACCGGTTCTCGAACATCCTCGAATACAAGACGAAAGTCGAGGGAATCGAAGTCGTAGAGGTCTCAGAGCGCGACACGAGCAAGACGTGTTGCGTCTGCGGGAGAGAAGACGATAGCCAGCGTATCGAACGCGGCCTGTACGTGTGTGAAGAGTGTGATGCGGCGTTCAACGCCGACGTGAACGGGGCGGAGAACATCCGTCTCGACATCAATCAAAGTAACTCCGAGTCCGCACCCGTTTTGTGTGGGGATAGGAGTACCGGCTGGTTGGCACAGCCCGGAGTCTACCTTCATGACTTGTCCAGCGGATTTCAACCGCAGGAACAAGTGGTAGACTGCAAACCGTAA
- the lysW gene encoding lysine biosynthesis protein LysW has product MPECVECGADVTLHEDLEVGEIVDCGTCGAELEVVGLDPVELDAAPELEEDWGE; this is encoded by the coding sequence ATGCCCGAGTGCGTCGAATGCGGGGCCGACGTGACCCTGCACGAGGATCTGGAAGTCGGAGAGATCGTCGACTGTGGGACCTGCGGCGCCGAACTCGAAGTCGTCGGTCTCGACCCCGTCGAACTGGACGCCGCCCCGGAACTCGAAGAGGACTGGGGCGAGTAA
- a CDS encoding DUF4242 domain-containing protein, which yields MNDYLILRELDEPISRDDLHGAAEKSGEVLEELRSEGVDIKWVDSEVLTNDDGAVTGTFCHYQAESEDAVREHADRAGLPATRIDRQGEPLAGEE from the coding sequence GTGAACGACTATCTGATCCTCCGCGAACTGGACGAACCGATCAGCCGCGACGACCTCCACGGCGCCGCCGAGAAGTCGGGCGAGGTGCTGGAGGAACTTCGTTCCGAGGGCGTGGACATCAAGTGGGTCGACTCCGAGGTGCTGACGAACGACGACGGCGCGGTGACGGGAACGTTCTGTCACTACCAGGCCGAAAGCGAGGACGCGGTCCGGGAACACGCCGACCGGGCGGGACTGCCGGCGACCCGGATCGACCGACAGGGCGAACCCCTCGCTGGCGAGGAGTAG
- a CDS encoding DUF7504 family protein: MSYSTAGVLPVEELAPGTSLLVSGPPLTRKRELMIRLLGGEPDEDVAMVTTKMGAGNLLELFHEWNGRRPSGRLHVVDCVTRERGLGTVRETDTTSYVSSPRDMTGLSIELSGLFKRIHATDRPIRFGLHSLSTFLMYHDLQRVYRMLHVLSGQIESIGGIGVFVVDSPTERERDILSQLIDGIVETRESEGGCELRLRGLGGRGAGWRTY, encoded by the coding sequence ATGTCGTATTCCACTGCCGGCGTGTTGCCGGTCGAGGAGCTGGCCCCGGGGACGTCCCTGCTGGTCTCGGGGCCGCCGCTGACGCGCAAGCGGGAACTCATGATCCGCCTGCTCGGCGGCGAGCCGGACGAGGACGTGGCGATGGTGACGACGAAGATGGGCGCCGGCAACCTCCTCGAACTGTTCCACGAGTGGAACGGCCGGCGGCCGTCCGGCCGGCTCCACGTCGTCGACTGCGTGACCAGGGAGCGGGGCCTCGGCACCGTTCGCGAGACGGACACCACGTCCTACGTCTCGTCGCCGCGCGACATGACCGGGCTGAGCATCGAACTCTCCGGACTGTTCAAGCGGATCCACGCCACCGACCGACCGATACGGTTCGGTCTCCACTCGCTGTCGACGTTCCTGATGTACCACGACCTCCAGCGCGTCTACCGGATGCTCCACGTCCTGTCCGGACAGATCGAGAGCATCGGCGGGATCGGCGTGTTCGTCGTCGACTCCCCGACCGAGCGGGAGCGCGACATCCTCAGTCAACTGATCGACGGCATCGTCGAGACGCGGGAGAGCGAGGGCGGCTGTGAACTCCGCTTGCGGGGACTGGGCGGCCGCGGGGCCGGCTGGCGGACCTACTGA
- a CDS encoding transcription initiation factor IIB, with the protein MERPSRQRQRSQETEQEADESVDCPECGSDNIVTDADQGELVCEDCGLVIDDRQIDRGPEWRAFNHSERQSKSRVGAPITETMHDRGLTTTIDWKDKDAYGRSLSSEKRSQMHRLRKWQERIRTKDAGERNLQFALSEIDRMASALGVPRSVREVASVIYRRALNEDLIRGRSIEGVATAALYAACRQEGIPRSLDEVAEVSRVPQKEIGRTYRYISQELGLELKPVDPKQFVPRFASALELSEEVQAKATEIIDVSAEQGLLSGKSPTGFAAAAIYAASLLCNEKKTQREVADVAQVTEVTIRNRYQEQIEAMGFR; encoded by the coding sequence ATGGAACGTCCGAGCCGCCAACGTCAGCGGAGCCAGGAGACGGAACAGGAAGCGGACGAGTCCGTCGACTGTCCCGAGTGTGGGTCCGACAACATCGTCACGGACGCCGATCAGGGCGAACTCGTCTGTGAGGACTGTGGGCTCGTCATCGACGACCGGCAGATCGACCGTGGCCCGGAGTGGCGGGCGTTCAACCACTCGGAGCGACAGAGCAAGTCCCGGGTCGGGGCGCCGATCACCGAGACGATGCACGACCGGGGTCTGACGACGACCATCGACTGGAAGGACAAGGACGCCTACGGACGTTCCCTCTCCTCGGAGAAACGATCCCAGATGCACCGGCTGCGGAAGTGGCAGGAGCGCATCCGGACGAAGGACGCGGGCGAGCGCAATCTGCAGTTCGCGCTGAGCGAGATCGACCGGATGGCCTCGGCGCTGGGCGTTCCCCGCTCGGTACGCGAGGTGGCCTCGGTGATCTATCGACGCGCGCTCAACGAGGACCTCATCCGCGGGCGTTCGATCGAGGGCGTCGCCACCGCCGCCCTCTATGCCGCCTGTCGACAGGAAGGCATCCCCCGATCGCTCGACGAGGTGGCCGAGGTGTCCCGCGTTCCCCAGAAGGAGATCGGGCGGACCTACCGCTACATCTCCCAGGAACTCGGCCTGGAGCTCAAGCCGGTCGATCCCAAGCAGTTCGTCCCCCGCTTTGCCTCCGCGCTCGAACTCAGCGAGGAGGTCCAGGCCAAGGCGACCGAGATCATCGACGTCTCGGCCGAACAGGGCCTGCTGTCGGGCAAGTCGCCGACCGGCTTCGCCGCCGCGGCCATCTACGCCGCCTCCCTACTCTGTAACGAGAAGAAGACCCAGCGCGAAGTCGCCGACGTCGCCCAGGTCACCGAGGTCACCATCCGCAACCGCTACCAGGAACAGATCGAAGCGATGGGCTTCCGCTAG